One Setaria viridis chromosome 7, Setaria_viridis_v4.0, whole genome shotgun sequence genomic region harbors:
- the LOC117863922 gene encoding uncharacterized protein — protein sequence MATRVAAAAAAATLAFLLLTAAAATVSAAASPASRKVLHWKDYLGCPRDAVKLGACVGALGAAGLQAGAQLGDKCCDVVQGLAAAEAAACFCTTIKESVLGIPTEWTVGVGALASACKSELPDGFKCVWQPPFKHLSAFASLPFLEDDVAAGKRRASDICKSGTTRAGPKQRNGRDDAVCSDVAIMPADATKRVSHAAAPVFGAMATSQGRPALPIPLAPRELLPRCMPPHQCGNAPAPRNNARPHDAPAGAYKSGELRRRLPPQAGSFVQKPQLSLAEAAAAMESAKLTALLVLAVLALSSSPLALAWEKAETKCGSCQKGSPPAGGFPVPIPSVPIPSVPLPSVPLPPVAIPSVPLPPVAIPTVPIPSVPLPSVPLPPLTPGGRKGCPPPPTPPTPTPAPSSDKCPIDALKLGACVDILGNEVHVGDANVKCCPLVKGVAGLSAAACLCTALKAKVLDLSVYVPIALEVLLNCGCAVPPGYKCA from the exons ATGGCCACCCGCgtagccgccgcggccgccgccgccaccctcgcgttcctcctcctcaccgcggccgccgccaccgtctccgccgcggcgtcgcccgcGTCGCGCAAGGTGCTGCATTGGAAGGACTACCTCGGCTGCCCCCGGGACGCCGTCAAGCTCGGGGCCTGCGTCGGCGCGCTCGGCGCCGCGGGCCTGCAGGCCGGCGCGCAGCTCGGGGACAAGTGCTGCGACGTCGTGCAAGggctcgcggcggcggaggcggccgctTGCTTCTGCACCACCATCAAGGAGAGCGTGCTCGGCATCCCCACGGAGTGGACCGTCGGCGTCGGGGCCCTGGCCAGCGCCTGCAAGTCGGAGCTACCCGACGGCTTCAAGTGTGTCTG GCAACCACCATTCAAGCATCTATCTGCGTTTGCCAGCTTGCCCTTCCTGGAAGATGATGTAGCTGCAGGCAAACGACGAGCATCGGATATATGCAAATCAGGCACTACTAGGGCTGGGCCAAAGCAGCGCAACGGAAGGGACGATGCAGTCTGCAGTGACGTTGCAATCATGCCCGCGGACGCGACCAAGCGAGTGTCACACGCCGCTGCGCCTGTTTTTGGCGCCATGGCAACGAGCCAAGGGCGTCCAGCACTGCCAATCCCACTGGCTCCACGTGAGCTGTTGCCGCGCTGCATGCCACCGCACCAATGCGGCAATGCCCCGGCGCCGCGCAATAATGCCCGGCCCCATGACGCCCCGGCGGGGGCCTATAAAAGCGGCGAGCTCCGACGACGCCTCCCGCCACAAGCAGGTTCGTTCGTACAGAAGCCTCAGCTCTCGCTAGCAGAAGCAGCGGCAGCAATGGAGTCCGCCAAGCTCACCGCGCTGCTGGTCCTCGCCGTGCtcgccctctcctcctccccgctcGCCCTCGCGTGGGAGAAAGCGGAGACGAAGTGCGGCTCGTGCCAGAAAGGCTCGCCACCCGCCGGCGGCTTCCCTGTCCCCATTCCGTCAGTTCCCATTCCGTCAGTCCCCCTGCCGTCGGTCCCCCTGCCGCCAGTCGCCATTCCGTCGGTCCCCCTGCCGCCAGTCGCCATCCCGACGGTCCCCATTCCGTCGGTCCCCCTGCCGTCAGTCCCCCTCCCGCCGTTGACGCCCGGAGGCCGGAAGGGGTGCCCGCCGCCCCCGACACCACCGACCCCGACGCCAGCGCCGTCGTCGGACAAGTGCCCCATCGACGCGCTGAAGCTCGGCGCGTGCGTGGACATCCTCGGGAACGAGGTGCACGTCGGCGACGCCAACGTCAAGTGCTGCCCGCTCGTGAAGGGCGTCGCCGGCCTCTCCGCGGCGGCGTGCCTGTGCACCGCCCTCAAGGCCAAGGTGCTGGACCTCTCCGTCTACGTGCCCATCGCGCTCGAGGTGCTCCTCAACTGCGGCTGCGCCGTCCCGCCCGGCTACAAATGCGCTTAA